The genomic stretch ggatagggaatggggggatgggaaagggaataacatctgaaatgtaaataaataaaatatcgaataaaaaaatgaaaataaaattgaggcctggagaggtggctcagtgactgtgagtgcttgctgttcttgcagatgacTGGAATTCAACCCGGAGCACCCATcctgggcagctcacagctacgTGTGAATCCAGCTCCAGGAGACTTGACACTTTCTGGATGGCACAGACACCTGCATAAacactgcattcacacacacaaatacacactgtgatgattttgaatgagaatgttcccataggctcctgtatttgttttttggtttgctttgtcttACTGTATAGCCTTTGCTGGCCTGGAAGGCATTGTGTAGGCCGAGCTTCCTCTGAGCTCCCAGATATCAGCCTGAATCTGCCTCCCTGGTgtagggattacaggcatgtgccttcATATCCACGTGGGCTCATATGTTTGAGCATTTGTTCTCAGTTGGTGGTGCTATGGGAGGTttagggtgtggccttgttggaagaagtttgACACTTCAGGCAGGCTTTAGGATTTAAAATCTTATGCCActtacttctttcttctgcttcttgtttTCAGTCCCAAATGTGAGCTCTCGGCTTGCTGCTCTAGCCACTGTGCCTTCTCACCATGATAGTGATGGACTCATTCCTTGGGAAACTTTTGCCCATATAAACTGTTCTTtatgtaagttgccttggtcatggtgctttatctcagcaacagaaaagaagccaacacacacacacacacacacacacacacacacactgggtgggggagaaggagagagagagaggcaggttcACACTTCTGACCTGAAGGCCATCTTTATACATAACAGGAAAAAGCAAAATGTGGTCCTTTGATTAATTACATAACAGCATACATAAAGAACTCCAGGCCAGCAAAAGCTACATAGTTATaccctgactttaaaaaaaatgtgtgtgtgtgtgtgtgtgtgtgtagtatatatgtgtgtgcctgagtgtgtgcatTTACACCACATGTATTTGAGAGCCCATAATTGTCAGAAGAGaacaccagatcccctggaactggagtttcagagaGTTGTCAGTTaccgtgtgggtactgggaactgtaTGCAGTCCTGTGCAAGAAGAGtaggtgcttttaactgctgaaccacctctctagCCCATGGCATACCTGTTAACAAAGATGTGTGCCTATACTTGGCAAAGTCACTtccatttgtttacttttattctttgagacagggtctcgatatgtagctctggctgacctggaacttactatgtagaccaggctgacctcagactcatggagatccacctgcctctgcctcctgagtgcaagaattaaaggcgtgcgccaccatgccaAACTACTCATGTAATATTTACTTATGTGCATtttgttatgtgtatatatgtgtgagtgtgtaccagggagtgtgcatatgtgagtgtgtaccaGGGTGTGTccatatgcaccatgtgcatgcaggagcccttggaggtcagaggaggccatcagatcccctggaagtagagTCTCAGCAGCTTGTGAGATgtcacatgggtactgggaagaAAACTCGGGTATTCTGCAAGAGCGGCCAATGCTTCTAACTTTGGAACCACCTCTTCATCCCTGTAAAGAGAGCTTTAAATATCTGCTGAGCAGACCCTTTCGCTGTGTTTGCAGAGGTGTATGATCTCCTGAGCCTATGAActaaaactgtattttaagatttataaaGCTTATGGTCATCTCTGATATCCCTAACTGGGGGCTTATGCCTGGAAATGGGGGGAGTGATGTCCACCTTGAGGTGAACAAGTTCTTTCCTTCTCACAGGATGTCTTAGAAACTGTCTAAATCTGGTAGAGAAATATAATGTGGCCTCTGTCGTCAGCCCTCTGAGGCAGCGCATGGGTGGCTCCTGTCTTGTAGTCAGATGAGGTGACCTATTCTTGTGTGCCTTTGAAGTGCACCACAGCCTGGGAAGACTCACAATGGACATGTCCCAAAGGCCTGCCCGATTCAAGGAGGAAATTCATAGGGCAATGCCTGCCACCAATTTAGGAGGATAAAGTACACCTGTCTTTTTGGTAGTTTTTGTAATGCTGCAGATGGCCGGACTCATAAACACTAAGTAGAATCCTGTGGGGGATGATGGTGTATGCTTTTAACTGCAGTACTCAGAGACAAAGGGAAGCCAATCCTTATGAGCTTGAGGCCAGGCAGGGATATATAGCAAAACCTTACCCCCAAAAAACTAaagcccaaacaaaacaaaaccaaatgaaatgCTTTGACTCAACGCTGCTCCGAAGCCACCACACCAGTTGCTGAGCAGATCCTGGCCCCTCTACATTGTGTCCCTCGGCTTCACTGACACTCCAGCCTGTGAAATGGGTCTTCAGCGTTTTATTTTCCATCCACTCAGATGTGAGCCAGAACCATGAAGGGCCGAGGGCGCACCAGACCCCAAGTGCCACCACCGCTATGGGCCTCaccatctcccctctcttctcgCGCCTCTTCAGCAAAAAGCAGATGCACATTTTGATGGTTGGATTGGATGCTGCTGGCAAGATGACAATTCTGTATACACTGAAATTAGGGGAGATAGTCACCATCATTCCTACCATTGGTTTAAATGTGGAAACAGTAGAATATAAGAACATTTGTTTCACAGCATGGGGTGTTggtggtcaaaataaaattagGCCTCTCTGGAGGCATTACTTCTAGAACACCCAGGGTTTCACTTTTGTGGTAGAGAGCAATGATCAGGAAAGAATTCAGAAGGGAGCAGCTGTGCTGCAGAAAATGCTTCTGGAAGATGAGTTGCAGGACGCAGTGCTGCTGCTTTTTGCAAACAAACGGGATTTGCCAAACGCTATGGCCATCAGTGAGATGACGGATAAATTAGGTCTTCCGTCTCTCCAGAACAGAACATGATATGTCCAAGCCACTTGTGCCACACAAGGAACTGGTCTGTATGAGGGACTGAATTGGCTGTCAAATGAACTTTCAAAACGTTAAATGAAactgaatgaaatgaaatgaaatgaaatgaaatgaaatgaatgaaatgaaaggCAACCTTACTTTCCCTCTTATACCACCTGGCCTAACATTTCTTGGATCCAGCGCACTAAATCTCGAGAAAACCCAGTACCAGCCCTAGTATGAAGTAAGTTTAATGAATGAACAAGTAAAGGTGTTTGTGGAGGTAGTCCAGGGATGTACAAAATCTTGGGTTCAATCTCTGACACTACAAAACATGagttaaaagatttatttttctgccttttatttttttggtgggCTTCTAACTTGCTTCTGATCCCCTTGTGTCCACACGCTGGGGTCACCAACATTCACCACTGATTCTCAGTGTtttctgtaggcttagatttttcaaaacctactttaatacagaatcttaaacacttcaacctcccttacAGCccaatgatcaaaggcaggggaGAGAAGTCTCGATAGGACTAGGATGATGTGGGTCTGCTCAGAAGTAGTTTCAATATTCATAGTCAGCAGTCCAGTCTATcagcaaaacaccaaacacaaatcagcagcagtggctgcATCCAGACATACCTCAAGGTATCAGCATGAGTCCCCTGaagcagcaggaagcagcaggaagcagcaggaagcagcaggaagcagcaggaagcagcaggaagcagcaggaagcagcaggaagcagcaggaagcagcaggaagcagcaggaagcagcaggaagcagcaggaatatcaccagaagttctttggtgcatttcaaAGAACTCACAAGAAGTGAAGATCAGAGGAggaagcaaggtgaaccaatgccagagttTTGTCCATTGTTGAGCTAAACTTCTACTCTTTCTAAACATCAAGcgtcctctcaagtgtctgctccagcaaaacatcacatgctctttcACCAGACAgattccagaaaaacaccacatctgttctcaacaaaacatcctctcataagacagcttctagaaaaacaaaacaaaacaaaacacataacaCAATTGAGTCTCTGATGACACCAGAAATTCCCACTTAAGTTATCTTTTctgtaaaattattcatttaaatcGTTTAATCTAAAATAGTTTACAGGGCTTGAAAGACAGCCctttggttaagagcatttgctgccctGGCAGAGGACCCTGATTTAGTCCCTAGCATCCACGTGGTAGCACATAACCACCTGTAGGTTCATTCTGGGGAATCTGActccctctctggcctctacatgtacttggtgcacatacatacatgcatgcacacatataaaataagcaCATCTTGAAAACATGTCATGCACTTCCTTGTTTATCTTGTCTTTCTATGTAAATGCACATACCACCCTTCACCTAGAGGTGACAGAACAATGTTGGGGATTCAATATTCCTTTCATTATTTggttcctggggattgaactcagtatACCAGACTTGGTATACTTTACCCACTGTGTCATCTCACTTGCCATGAAAAAGTATTTTAACTAAAATGGCTTAAACATTAGGTTACCCTGACACTACATCTTCTCCCGTTTGGACCCTCACCTCGCTTGTAAACAATAATTTGTCTTctgaaaaagaagagggagaggaggaggaagaggaagaagaagaggaggggaaaaacgAAAAAAAATATTCCTCTTTTCCTAGTGGGAAAGAATTTTGGATGTGTACAAAAAATTCCTCCAGAAAAACAACCTTATATGATTAAAAGGTTCACCTTTCCTTCTGTGAAacaatatattgttttttttttaaaagaccaacCAAAAAAACTGCCCCCAAAGAAAAACCTGCTCACCTTGCACCTAGTATGATGTGATTTCTGTCTTTGACTTAAAGCCTTGCAGTGCTTTCCTGCCAAGAGCCCATCTGATGCACTAGATCACTCTTCATCACCAGCTAAGAGTGGTGGTCTGCGACTTTCTCCCCTGGATTATCTCATAACTACTAGCCTTCATCTGCCAGGTTGACTAACCCAAAGACTAGCTCCCACTTCACAAAGTCAGTTGGCTCTGGCTGAGAGAAGCCTTTTGGGAGTccctattgtcttagttagggtttactgctgtgaacagacaccatgaccaaggcaacgcttataaggacaacatttcattggggctggcaaACTATCATtaaggttcagtccactatcatcaaggtgggaacatggcagcatctacgcagacatggtgcaggcacAGCTGAGAGAGCTACATCttccttcatctgaaggccactaggagaagactgactcttacatggttaggaggagggtctcaatgtccacccacacagtgacacacttcctccaacaaggctacagctaatagtgccactcccagggccaAGCTTATTCTAACCACCACACCCATGAATGCTCCTTTGGTAAAGGTTTTCCAGCTCCAGAGTTAACTGTCAGTATGGGGCCATAGCCAAACTTGGGGTGTTAAACCAGCAATGGTATGCCACTCCAGTACAACTTCCAGCTAACCAAGTTGAGGGAGATGAGCTGACCAACTGGCCCAGACTGGGCAGTCCTCTGAGGTGCAGACTGGGTACTTTCCAGGTTCAGCCAGAATTTAGTGTAACTACCACCACTTCTATGATTGCAGGTCTAAGTGCATGCAGGATACACTTGGGAAGCCTTTGGAGGGCAGCTAGAGGTTGTCTCTGTATTTAACTGACCTTCATTCAGGTTGGAATATAGCTCTGCAATgaaacaagcacacatgcatatcaggaaaagaaaaccagtttTGGGGTTTTACAACCTAGAGAAAGGACGATTGGGAGCTCATGACAGTTCACTGGAAAACTGGATTGGTTGTCACCCATTTAAAACAGCACAGTAAATGGCAAATGGCGGTTCAGGAGCTGACTCAAATGGGTTTTTCGGGAAACATGGTTCCAAGTCTTGACTTGCATCACCCTCCTTGTTGACCACCACTTCCACTCAGGGTGACCGCCGAGCCCCCTTAGCACAGCTGAAACTCTATTTTGCAGCCACCCGTGTCCACAAGCTTCAACAGAGTCCCCTGGCTCCGCCACCGGAGCCTTCTTGATGGATtgttcctttaaagaaaagcaggCAGAATGACCCCAAGGAAATGCCTCCCTCCGGCCTCGCCCTCTGTGAAGCCCAGGTCTGATTTCTGAGCTCACATTGGGGGAACTCTGGGTTTAACCTCGAAGACTGCCCGCAGGCCGTCCTGATCGGGCGCAGAGCTGCGCAGGGTCCGCGGGGtaacgcgcgcgcgcgtgcgcgcgagTGGCAGGCGCGCGGCCGAGCGGCATGGCGTGGCCCTGCATCAGCCGGCTGTGCTGCCTGGCCCGGCGCTGGAACCAGCTGGACCGCTCGGACGTAGCGGTGCCGCTGACTCTGCACGGTTACTCGGACCCGGGGAGCGAGGAGCCCGGCGCGGGCTGCAGCGTCTCGCGCGGGAGCCCGGCGGTCGCAGGCGCGCGGGAGCCTAGCCGCGCTGTGCCGCTCACCCAGTACCAGCGGGATTTCGGTGTGCGAACTGCGCGCGCGGGGTCCCGGGATGTGGCTCAAGAGCGCACGCCGGGGCCGGGCGGCCGCAGGGGTCAGTCCCTGGCGCCCCCCACCCGGACGATCTACGTGCTGCCGGTCGGGGACGCGGACGCAGCTGTAGTAGCAACCACGTCCTATAGGTGGGTAGCTGACTGCGGCAGAGGAACGCTTTGAATGGCGACCTGCGGTGGGAGGAAACTGAGTCCCGaagcgggggtgggggcggggcgagCACGAAGCCTGAATTCCACAGGAACTGGAGTGGCAGGGGAGCCTCAGGGTCATCTCTTCCTGACACTGTAGGCACCGCCTTGCGTTCCCGTCTGCTCCCTACCCTGGGATCCAGGATGAGCGCACCTCACAAGGGAGTACCCCCTCCCTCGGTTCCTCCTCCTTCGCTCTCAGATTGTTCTCTTTTAACTTCTGTGGGGTGAGCACAGAGGGCGGTGCACAGCCCCCCATCCCACGCCTCACACTGTGCCCAGGGCCAGTGCTTGTGCTGTTCAAGACCCCACTGAAGGAAGGTCCTTTGCTCCCTTTGCTGCTCAGCTTTGAACAGCTGAGGACTTCCTGCCTCTCTTTCTACACAGAAGATTAATGAATGCTCATAGTGGGGGAATtaggaataaaaataacaaatactgcCTTAACACCCTCACACCTCCCCTCCCAAACAGATGGATCTTCCTAATTCTTAGTATAAAATGAATTCATACACATTCAGCTTCTTTCATGATCCTATTCTTGCTGTCgcgatgttttaaaaatatttaatatatattagtgtgtggggggagaagggggtgagcaggtcagaggacaactttagaaagtcactcctcttccccttctgccttgggttccagggatccaactcaggctTGTGCCAGGCAgtcaccttctgagccatctgacAAACATATAACTACattacctttttaaaaacctaatgtAATGTTTGACCATAGATAGATGTTCTGAATGTTAATAACTGTATGGTATGGTAGACCTTTCTTAGGCATACAGCCATAGGCAGAatcccaatatatatatatatatatatatatatatatatatgtatatatatatatatatataattttttctcatttgtgtttCCCAATTTGGGACTATTTTAAACACTACCACACATTTGTTACAGGTGTTTAAATACTTTAGGAATTTTGTCATTTAGATTCCTTGTAGGTGGGATGAAAGCTCAGGACTAAGAGGTAATGGGGCTGAGAGGTGGCTCTGATTAAGAGAGTACCCTGCTCTTGTGTGGGATTGGAGTTCCAGCACTCAGACCAGGTACCTCATAGTTGCCAGTAACAACAGCTTCAaagagatctgacacctctggcctctggggcATCCACACTcactgcacacactcacactcaagagatgcacacacatacacataattaaaaataaaacttaaaacataatataaatggCACATGGGGACATTGTACAGATAGATGGTCACAGCCCTGCTGTCCTGATATTGGGGATGGGACACTGTGAAGCCCTACAGGCAGATGGTgaatctcaaacacacacatgtcaAAGAAGCGAAGTGCAGGACAAGGCCTTGTGCTCTTGGACTTGTGGAGCTGCTTGGCACAGCTAGGGACAGAGCAGATAGGCTTACTGATTCCTAGAACCCGAATCCTCCGCAGGAGAAGTCTGAATGTTCATGGTCCTTCCAGTGGTCCTGCATGTGCAGTGCTTTGCAGTGGCTTGAGATTCTAGCAGTCAAACAATGGCAGGCTTGcagggaagaaaggaagccaCCTTTCATAATCATTTAGCAGCTTGGGGACTTTGGTACAAGCCACTCTTCAGGGGGGATATTCCAGAAAATCATGGCTGGTTACAAGAAGCTGTTTTACCCACCCTAAATGTCCTGTAGAGTCCTCTAAGCTCTGTTGGTGGTAAGGTGCTAGCTGTTGCTCTCCACTTAACCTGATGTctctacccccccacccccctgcccaTGGCCTGTTATTGCACTGCCTCTGCAAATGAGGAATTGAGCTGGTAGTTCAAACCACATGGCTCTGAACAGCATAGAAAGGAGTGGGACTCAGGCACCAACTGTGTAGTCCCCGCAGGCTCTCCTTCCCTAACACAGTTTATACAGCTCATCTTTGGCCACCTCCTTGGAGACAGTTTCTTAAACTGAGTCTTGAAGCCAGCAGTGGAAAATCACTGACAGATGGGGGCTTGCCTTTCCAAGTGTAAACTCTGCCATTGGAACATTTGCCTTCCCTGGAGAACTGGAATAGTAAGATCCTGGCTGGCCAGTCACCCCCAAGACCAGCCCAGGAGCATGACTGACCTCCAGCACTAAACTCCCTGGCCTCTAGGACCCCAGAGGCTGGAGTAATCCCATCCTGACTTCCATCTTCTAAGATGTACTTCCCCCAAGTGAACTGCTATAGGCATTCAGAAAACAATTTAGACCCGAAAGTAATGGAACAGGTTTGTGGCCACTCCTGACCTATAGTCTTTCAGTGCCATGGGTCCCCTAGGGCCTGCATCTCTCCCTGCTAACAGGTCCTGCTTCACTTGGCTTCTGGTCATCATGGAAAGAGTGATCTGCCTAATTTTCTAGCCAGATAGGCACCAGAGCCTTAAACAGCTGCCTTGGAGCTATCTGGCTAGCTCCTCCCAGAACAGTGCTTCCATAATTCCTTTGAGGCTGGTCAGGTCCATGaacaatgtggagaaagaagtacctgggtatggtagtgcacacctttaatcccagcacttgagaggcagaggcagatggatctctaagaGTACAAGGTCAGCTCTGGTttgtatagcaagttccaggcagccaaggctacatattGAGCCCGTGATGCTTTGTAAGGAGCACAGTGAGGCTTGTATTCTTTCATCAATCTTG from Arvicanthis niloticus isolate mArvNil1 chromosome 27, mArvNil1.pat.X, whole genome shotgun sequence encodes the following:
- the LOC143439814 gene encoding MAP6 domain-containing protein 1 isoform X1, yielding MAWPCISRLCCLARRWNQLDRSDVAVPLTLHGYSDPGSEEPGAGCSVSRGSPAVAGAREPSRAVPLTQYQRDFGVRTARAGSRDVAQERTPGPGGRRGQSLAPPTRTIYVLPVGDADAAVVATTSYRQEFQAWTGVKPSRSTKARAARVITTHSSGWDPSPGASFQVSLKVPEVRKFTPNPSAIFQTSAPQTLNV
- the LOC143439814 gene encoding MAP6 domain-containing protein 1 isoform X2, translating into MAWPCISRLCCLARRWNQLDRSDVAVPLTLHGYSDPGSEEPGAGCSVSRGSPAVAGAREPSRAVPLTQYQRDFGVRTARAGSRDVAQERTPGPGGRRGQSLAPPTRTIYVLPVGDADAAVVATTSYRQEFQAWTGVKPSRSTKARAARVITTHSSGWDPSPGASFQVPEVRKFTPNPSAIFQTSAPQTLNV